Below is a window of Sulfitobacter sp. SK012 DNA.
AACTCTACGCGACTTACCGCACCTATGAGTTTGAGAGCGCCGGAAGCGACTATGAAGATCTGGACGTAACCTTCGTCGGCGCCCGCTGGAAGTTCTGAGTCTGATTTTCCTTACGATGCCGCGCCCGCAACCATGCGGGTGCGGCATTTGACCGTCATGCGGCTGCCCCAAACGTGAATTGCTCCCCTGCCCGCTTTGATGCATAGTCGCGTTAAAGCAGAGCGGGCTGTCGCAAGGTGAAAACACCGCGGGTCGTGAGATAGGGCAATAGTATGAAAAATCTGGTTTTGGCGATTGTGGCGCTTGGGTTTCTGGCCGCTTGCGGCGGGTCGCGCGGGTATAATCCGGGTGGCAGTCGCGGTGGTGGCGAAGTGCTGTATGCGACCGGGCCGGTTCAAAAGGCGTGCCAATCCCAGGGTCGCAAGAAAGCGAGCCGCGCGCGGTGTGGCTGTATTCAAGCGGTGGCTGACCGGTCGCTTTCAGGCGGAGATCAGCGACGAGGCGCCAAGTTTTTCAAGGAGCCCGAAAAGGCTCAAGAGGTTCGCCAGTCTGACCGGGACGGCGACGAGCGGTTTTGGCGCGAATGGAAAGAGTTTGGATCCAAAGCGGCTACGCTTTGTGCCTCGAGCTGAATTTAACGCCTAGAATGGGTGATCTGGTTCCCCAAAACGCCCCGTGAGACGCGAAATTATCTGATCACGGGCGGCGCGGAATTGTACGAGCTTGGCCTCGCGGCTTTCACCGATGCCGGTGGGATCAAGGATCGGCCAGTATTCAACCGTAAGGTGGAAAAAGCGGGTTAGTTCCAAGGCGCGGCGTTGGCTGGCCGGGCTAAGTGCGACAACTAGATCAAATGAGCTAAGATCGTCACCCCATTGCTGCATTTCGTCAAAGCTGCGCGACCGGTGGCGCGACAGCTCTACACCCAGTTCCTGACAGACCGCGATCGAAAAGCCGTCAATCTCAAGATCATTCTTCACGCCAACCGACTGAACATAGATGTCGGTGCCGTAGAGTTTTTTCATCATCCCTTCAGCCATGGGTGACCGAACGGCATTATGATCGCAGCAAAACAGGACCGATTGAGGCAAGCCTTCTTGGGGCGGGTCTTTTTGAGGCAGGTCTTCAGCCAATTCTATCCCCCGAAGTGCAATACGCAGATGAGCGTAAACAACCTGCGGGCGGTGTCAGTGTCAATCTCTGCCTTGCCTTCAAGCCGTTCTTGTAACACCCGGCTTCCTTCATTGTGGATGCCACGACGCGCCATATCGATGGTCTCAATCTGTGCCGGGGGCAGTTTTTTCACCGCGTCGAAGTAGCTTTCGCAAATCTGGAAGTAGTCCTTGACCACTTGCCGAAACGGGCCTAGCGACAGGTGAAATTCTGCTGCTTTTTCAGATGCTTCCGTATTCACATCAAAGACCAGCCGCTTGTCGCGGATCGACAAACCTAAGTGGTAAGGGCCTTGCGGCGGCGCGCGATCATCGCGTTTTGGAAGGGCAAAAGAGTTGTCTTCTAGCAGGTCGAACATCGCGACTTTGCGCTCTTGCTCAATCTCCGCTGTGGGCGGGGGCAAGTTGGCGTCATCGAGGACGATATGGGTGATGCGAGACATGTGAGCTGTCCCCTTACTTGGACTGTGTGAATGCCTGCTTAACCGAGCAGCACGTTTCAGGCAATCAGCGCTGAGAATTGAACTGAAGAGTGATGCTGCGCTGCAGCGATGTCAAGATCGGTTTAGCTTTGACAGACGTGCCGTCACCGAGAGGCCGTGCGCCTCAAGGCTTTCCGATTGCGCAAGCGTTTCGGCGGCAGGGCCGATGGCGCGCAAAGCTTCTGGGGTCATTTTTGCCAATGTCGTGCGCTTCATGAAATCGAGCACTGACAGCCCTGAAGAAAAGCGTGCCGAACGTGCGGTGGGCAACACGTGATTGGGGCCGCCTACGTAATCGCCGATGGCTTCTGGTGTCCATTGGCCAAGGAAAATAGCGCCGGCATGGGTGATCTGAGCGCTGAGTGCGTCAGGATCATCCACACATAGCTCAAGGTGTTCTGGTGCGATGCGGTTGCTCAGTTGGGCTGCAGCGGCAAGGTCCGGCACCGTGATGATCGCACCGTTGTCGCGCCAGCTTGCGCCGGCGATGGCGCGCCGTGCAAGGGTTTCGAGACGCTTGTCGACGGCCTTTGCCACAGCGCGCCCAAACGCCGCGTCCGTGGTAATCAGGATGGATTGCGCGCTTTCATCATGTTCAGCTTGGCTGAGCAGATCGAGGGCGATCCAATCGGGATCGTTGTCAGCGTCGGCAATGACGAGGATTTCTGAGGGTCCCGCGATCATGTCGATGCCGACCTTGCCAAAAACACGACGTTTCGCAGCGGCGACATATGCGTTGCCGGGGCCAGTGATCTTGTCGACGGCAGCGATGCTCTGAGTACCGTAGGCAAGTGCCGCAACGGCCTGCGCCCCGCCAATGCGGTAGATCTCATCGACACCCGCCAAACGCGCAGCGGCCAGCACCAGCGGATTGAGAATACCGTCGGGTGTCGGTACAACCATGGCAAGGCGCGGCACGCCTGCGACTTTGGCAGGAACCGCGTTCATCAGGACCGATGATGGATAGCTGGCAAGCCCCCCCGGCACATAAAGGCCCGCGGCGGAGACAGGCGTCCAGCGCCAACCCAAAGTAGCACCGGTATCATCGGTCCAGCTTTCGTCTACGGGCAACTGGCGTGCGTGGTAGGCAGCAATACGGTCAGCGGCGAGGTTCAGCGCATCAAGTTCAGCCTGTGGGGCTTCGGCCAGGGCCGCGTCGATTTCGGCTTCGGTAATGCGCAGGGTATCCGGGGTCAGGGTGAGCCGGTCAAATTTTGCGGTCAGGTCGATCACGGCAGCGTCGCCGCGGCTGCACACATCGGAAATGATGTCTGCGACGACGACATCAACATCGGGGCTGTCTTCGCGCTTAGCGTTCAGGAGCGTGGTAAAGGCGGCCTCAAAATCCGAGGCAGTGCTGTCGAGCGTGACGGGCATCATGTGCTCCAAAATGTTGAGTGCCTTTGGCGCAGGTGGTTGAGGCCAAAAAGCAGGTGATGAGCCGAGCACTAGCGGCTGGGCCGCCAAGGCTCAAGGGTTTAGGGGCGCGGCAGATTTCGCAGCATCAACAGATCATGTTCAGGACCGTCTTTGCCGATGAGGGCG
It encodes the following:
- a CDS encoding arsenate-mycothiol transferase ArsC — encoded protein: MAEGMMKKLYGTDIYVQSVGVKNDLEIDGFSIAVCQELGVELSRHRSRSFDEMQQWGDDLSSFDLVVALSPASQRRALELTRFFHLTVEYWPILDPTGIGESREAKLVQFRAARDQIISRLTGRFGEPDHPF
- a CDS encoding UPF0262 family protein gives rise to the protein MSRITHIVLDDANLPPPTAEIEQERKVAMFDLLEDNSFALPKRDDRAPPQGPYHLGLSIRDKRLVFDVNTEASEKAAEFHLSLGPFRQVVKDYFQICESYFDAVKKLPPAQIETIDMARRGIHNEGSRVLQERLEGKAEIDTDTARRLFTLICVLHFGG
- the hisD gene encoding histidinol dehydrogenase, whose product is MPVTLDSTASDFEAAFTTLLNAKREDSPDVDVVVADIISDVCSRGDAAVIDLTAKFDRLTLTPDTLRITEAEIDAALAEAPQAELDALNLAADRIAAYHARQLPVDESWTDDTGATLGWRWTPVSAAGLYVPGGLASYPSSVLMNAVPAKVAGVPRLAMVVPTPDGILNPLVLAAARLAGVDEIYRIGGAQAVAALAYGTQSIAAVDKITGPGNAYVAAAKRRVFGKVGIDMIAGPSEILVIADADNDPDWIALDLLSQAEHDESAQSILITTDAAFGRAVAKAVDKRLETLARRAIAGASWRDNGAIITVPDLAAAAQLSNRIAPEHLELCVDDPDALSAQITHAGAIFLGQWTPEAIGDYVGGPNHVLPTARSARFSSGLSVLDFMKRTTLAKMTPEALRAIGPAAETLAQSESLEAHGLSVTARLSKLNRS